From the Bacteroidales bacterium genome, the window AATTCAACAGGAGATTATAATACTTATTTAGGTTATCAAAGTGGTTATTTTTCCGGTGATGTTACTACTTCCGATCCTTCTTATAATACAGCAGTAGGTTATCAGTCAGGTTACAGAAACAGAACAGGTGAATATAATACTTACCTTGGGTATAAAGCAGGCTATAGTGGTTATGCTGCAAGCGGTGCTAATAATGTTTTTATTGGTAATAGTGCAGGGCTTGCAAATACTACAGGAAACGATAATGTTTTTTTAGGTAAAGAATCAGGTGTTGCAAATACAATAGGATATAGAAATGTATTCCTTGGTTTAGAAGCCGGACATAGCAATATTGATGGTGACGAAAACGTTTTTCTTGGTTATAAAGCAGGACATACAAATTTATCCGGGAATAAAAATGTTTTTCTTGGATTAGAATCTGGTTATGAAAATTCAACAGGATATAATAATGTTTTTCTTGGATATATGAGTGGTGCCGAAAACACGGGAGGATATAGGAATACTTTTATAGGAACCTATGCCGGTAGATTTAACCAAACAGGCGATGAAAATGTTATGCTTGGTTACCAGGCAGGATATAGAGCATTAGGAAATGGGAATATTTATATTGGTAGTTACACTGCAACAGTTTCAGGAAGTTCATCAAATAATGTTATTATTGGATATAAAGCTGGACAAGTGCTATATGGCACTAATAACATTTTTCTTGGTGCATATGCTGGATATCAAGCACCAGATGCACCTAATGTAAACAATCAACTTTTTATAGAAACCGCACAAACTAGCTCCCCCTTAATTTGGGGCGATTTTGCTGCTAATAAACTAAAATTTAATGCTTATGTAAGTATTAATGATGATCCTAATACATCTTATAGACTACTTGTTAATGGTAAATCTAAATTTGCAACCAACACTGCAAGCGATTATGCAGCAAGGTTTTTTAATGATGGAGGTTTAGTTTCCAGATATGGAATAAAAATTTCAGCAGGTAGAGATGACGGTGCATATAATAATCATATGATTAGATGTTACGATGGCAATGGAACTTACCAAGGCTCTCTTCTAATTGATGATAATGTTTTAAAATTAGCACAAAATAAAAAATCAGGCTCAGAAAAAAATATAAAAAATACAAATATTAATGCATTAGAATTACTAAATAAATTAAGAGTTGTAGATTATAATATTAATGAAAGCAAAGTAGTTCACACCGGATATATTGCAGAAGAAGTAAAAGATGTATTTCCCGAAATGATATCTTTTGATGAAGAATCAGAAAGTTACGGAATTTCAACAACAGATTTAATACCAATATTAAACAAATCAATTCAACAACAACAAACACAAATAGAAAATTTAGAACAAAGAATTAAAGAACTGGAAAAAATAATTTTAAACAAATAAAAAACATCAGACCTAACAGGTTTTAAAAACCTGTTAGGTCTAATTTAAAAAGAAGAAAAAAGAACTATAAATAATGAATAATACAACGACAAACGACAAACGACAAACGACAAACGACAAACGACAAACGACAAACAACAAACAACAAACAACTAAAACTATGAACCTGAAAACAATTTTAATACTAATTTTCGTGATTGGAATATTTTCTTCTAACTCAATTTCTCAAAATATTACAATTACTGATGATGAGGGTTATACTGCTGAAACATCTGCAATGCTTGATGTAAAATCTTTAACAAAAGGAATGTTAGTTCCTCGTTTAACTACAATACAAAGAGAATTAATAAGTTCCCCTGCAACAGGCTTGTTAGTTTTTGATATAAATTTATTTAGTTTTTTCTATTATAATGGCGAAATATGGGTAAATCTTATTTCATCGGGAGATTATTCAGGTGGAATAAATGCTCCATTATTTGCAGTAGTAAATGCAACAGGAGATACAGTGTTTGCAGTTTATCCCGAAGGTGTAAGAATTAATGTCAGTGATGTACCTTTAAAAGCCACAGGAAGTAAAGGTGGTTTTGCTGTAGGTGGTTTTAACGCAGGTAAAGGCTTAACCAATGAATTTTTTAGAATAACACCCGATAGCGTAAGGATTTACATTGATACATTACCCTCACTAAAAGCAACAGGCAGTAAAGGTGGTTTTGCTGTTGGTGGTTTTAATGCAGGAAAAGAAAATGGACTGGAATTGTTTAGAGTAACAGACGATAGTGTACGTATTTATGTAAAAAATAATCCGTCAAAAGCCACAGGCAGCAAGGGTGGTTTTGCTGTGGGTGGTTTTAATGCAGGAAAAGCTCTCCCTGTTGATTTTATGCATTTTACACCTAATAATTATTTTATCGGACATCAAAGTGGACAGAAAAATTTTTCAGGAATATACAACTCAACAATGGGTTACGAAAGTGCTATGAATCTGGTATCAGGGTCATATAATACTTTTATTGGTTATCAATCGGGATATTCATATATTGGTAATACCGGAGGCGAAAATGTTATTATTGGTTATTTAAGCGGATATAATACCAATAGTGGCGGTAATAGTTTTATTGGATCAAGAAGTGGTCAATCCAATACTGGCGGCAGTAACAATACATTTATGGGAGTTCAAAGTGGACAATCAAATATTTCCGGTAGTCAGAACCTATATATGGGTTATCAGGCTGGAGCTGAAATGGAATCAGGTGCTTACAATGTTTATTTGGGAGCCGACTGCGGAGCTGAAAGCACATCCGGAATTTGTAACGTGTATATTGGTAACGCAGCTGGATCATGGAATGAGGGGGACTATAATGTTTTTATAGGCAGAGAGGCAGGCTTTGATGTTAGTACCGACCA encodes:
- a CDS encoding tail fiber domain-containing protein encodes the protein MNNTTTNDKRQTTNDKRQTTNNKQQTTKTMNLKTILILIFVIGIFSSNSISQNITITDDEGYTAETSAMLDVKSLTKGMLVPRLTTIQRELISSPATGLLVFDINLFSFFYYNGEIWVNLISSGDYSGGINAPLFAVVNATGDTVFAVYPEGVRINVSDVPLKATGSKGGFAVGGFNAGKGLTNEFFRITPDSVRIYIDTLPSLKATGSKGGFAVGGFNAGKENGLELFRVTDDSVRIYVKNNPSKATGSKGGFAVGGFNAGKALPVDFMHFTPNNYFIGHQSGQKNFSGIYNSTMGYESAMNLVSGSYNTFIGYQSGYSYIGNTGGENVIIGYLSGYNTNSGGNSFIGSRSGQSNTGGSNNTFMGVQSGQSNISGSQNLYMGYQAGAEMESGAYNVYLGADCGAESTSGICNVYIGNAAGSWNEGDYNVFIGREAGFDVSTDHSHRLFIENTNANYTQALIYGEFDNNKLRFNANVGINYNGVTNYGLIVDIPDGQTSTYGLYVFGDTYTSGSYNSSDKRLKTNIVNLDNALEKVLKLRGVSFDWKTKEFAELKLSNEHQIGVIAQEVEELFPELIKEDMNGYKAVSYSKFTPILIEAIKEQQKIIENLKIQNLKNEKEINNLIDELLERIKKLEEK